A genomic segment from Nodularia sphaerocarpa UHCC 0038 encodes:
- a CDS encoding TVP38/TMEM64 family protein, translating into MVQKPNPRSNRTLKFLIISFLIITLIFLAQYVNIPVILNNSILWVQSLGVFGPIAYIVIYNLATILFIPGSLLTLKGGCLFGLFWGSVYVLIAAIIGAILAFILGRYLSRDWVSRQIDKYPKFKAIDLAVAKEGWKIVLLTRLCPIFPFNLLNYAFGVTQVSLKDYIFGSLGIIPGTVMYVYMGSLAGDLAMLNAPNQPTNPEAQIWQWVMQIIGLIATIAITIYITNIAQKSLAASMVTAEITNDETNNES; encoded by the coding sequence ATGGTTCAAAAACCCAACCCTCGATCAAATCGTACACTCAAATTTTTAATAATTAGTTTTCTGATTATTACCCTGATTTTCCTAGCCCAATACGTCAACATTCCAGTAATTTTAAATAATTCCATTTTATGGGTGCAAAGTCTTGGTGTCTTCGGACCCATTGCTTATATTGTTATTTATAACTTAGCCACAATACTATTTATCCCCGGTTCTCTCTTAACCCTCAAAGGTGGTTGCTTATTTGGACTGTTTTGGGGGTCTGTATATGTGTTAATTGCTGCAATCATCGGAGCAATTTTAGCCTTTATCCTTGGACGATATTTATCCCGTGATTGGGTTTCGCGCCAGATTGATAAATATCCTAAATTTAAAGCCATAGATTTAGCAGTAGCCAAAGAAGGATGGAAAATTGTTTTACTGACTCGTTTATGTCCCATCTTTCCATTCAACTTATTAAATTATGCTTTTGGAGTCACACAAGTTTCGCTCAAAGACTATATATTCGGTTCATTGGGCATTATTCCCGGTACAGTTATGTACGTTTATATGGGTTCCTTAGCAGGTGATTTAGCAATGCTTAATGCACCTAATCAGCCTACTAATCCCGAAGCGCAAATCTGGCAATGGGTAATGCAAATAATTGGGTTAATTGCCACTATTGCTATAACTATATATATCACAAACATTGCTCAAAAATCGCTCGCTGCAAGTATGGTGACAGCAGAAATTACCAATGATGAGACTAATAATGAATCATAA
- the hoxU gene encoding bidirectional hydrogenase complex protein HoxU has translation MVVKTLSINERLVSGREEETVLQAAQDAGIYIPTLCHLQGVTDVGACRLCLVEIAGSNKLQPACVTKVTEGMEVKTDSDRLHRYRRTIIEMLFAEGNHICSVCVANGNCELQDLAIEMGMDHVRLDYHFPDRKVDVSHDRFGVDHNRCILCTRCIRVCDEIEGAHTWDMAGRGTNSHIITDLNQPWGTSQTCTSCGKCVNACPTGALFDKGSSVGEMKRDGLRPAKGDRAKLDFLVTAREKHQWNL, from the coding sequence ATGGTTGTTAAGACTTTAAGTATTAATGAGCGGTTGGTTAGTGGTCGGGAGGAGGAGACTGTTCTGCAAGCGGCGCAGGATGCGGGGATTTATATTCCGACTTTGTGTCATTTGCAGGGGGTGACTGATGTGGGGGCTTGTCGGTTGTGTTTGGTGGAAATTGCTGGTAGTAATAAGCTTCAGCCTGCTTGTGTGACTAAGGTGACTGAGGGGATGGAGGTGAAGACAGATAGCGATCGCCTACACAGATATCGGCGTACAATTATCGAGATGCTGTTTGCTGAGGGTAATCACATTTGCTCGGTATGTGTCGCTAATGGTAATTGTGAATTGCAAGATTTAGCAATTGAGATGGGTATGGATCATGTGCGTTTAGATTATCATTTCCCTGATCGCAAAGTCGATGTTTCTCATGATCGCTTTGGTGTTGACCATAACCGTTGTATTCTTTGCACTCGTTGTATACGTGTTTGTGACGAAATTGAAGGAGCGCACACTTGGGATATGGCGGGAAGGGGGACAAATTCCCACATCATCACTGATTTAAATCAACCTTGGGGAACCTCGCAAACTTGTACTTCTTGCGGTAAATGCGTTAACGCCTGTCCTACAGGTGCATTGTTTGATAAAGGTTCAAGCGTCGGAGAAATGAAACGCGATGGGCTACGCCCCGCCAAAGGCGATCGCGCCAAACTAGATTTCCTCGTCACCGCCAGAGAAAAACACCAATGGAACCTTTAA
- a CDS encoding Ni/Fe hydrogenase subunit alpha codes for MPKKIIIDPVTRIEGHAKISIYLDDTGQVSDAQFHVTEFRGFEKFCEGRPLWEMPGITARICGICPVSHLLASAKAGDRILSVIIPKAAEKLRRLMNLAQIIQSHSLSFFHLSAPDLLLGMDSDPAKRNIFGLIAAEPKLARGGIRLRQFGQEIIEQLGGQKIHPSWAVPGGVREALSPEGRIHIQNRIPEVRTTIFNALGKFKELLNNYQQEAQTFGNFPSLFMGLVTPDGLWENYDGHIRFVDSAGNIIADKLDPTNYQQFIGEAVESHSYLKFPYYRPLGYPDQSDHCNLNSGIYRVGPLARLNICRHIGTPLADVELREYRDRGKGTVNSSFFYHYARLIEILASIEHIEILLDDPDLLSNRLRAEAGINQLSGVGVSEAPRGTLFHHYQVDENGLMQKVNLIIATGQNNLAMNRTVAQIARHFIHGSEIPEGILNRVEAGIRAFDPCLSCSTHAAGQMPLHIQLIDKNGSIVNEIWRE; via the coding sequence ATGCCTAAAAAAATCATTATAGATCCAGTAACCCGCATAGAAGGACACGCCAAAATCAGCATTTATTTAGATGATACAGGACAAGTCAGCGATGCCCAATTTCATGTGACAGAATTTCGGGGATTTGAGAAATTTTGTGAAGGTCGTCCCCTGTGGGAAATGCCAGGAATTACAGCCAGAATTTGCGGAATTTGTCCAGTAAGCCATTTATTAGCCTCCGCCAAAGCAGGCGATCGCATCCTGTCTGTGATAATTCCTAAAGCAGCCGAAAAACTGCGGCGGTTAATGAATTTAGCCCAAATTATTCAATCCCATTCCTTGAGTTTCTTCCACCTCAGCGCCCCCGACTTATTATTAGGAATGGATAGCGACCCTGCAAAACGCAATATATTTGGGTTAATTGCAGCAGAACCAAAACTAGCCCGTGGAGGAATCCGCTTGCGTCAATTTGGACAAGAGATTATTGAACAATTAGGAGGACAGAAAATACACCCCTCATGGGCGGTTCCTGGTGGTGTGCGCGAAGCCTTATCCCCAGAAGGACGCATCCATATTCAGAACCGCATCCCGGAAGTACGCACCACAATTTTCAATGCACTGGGTAAATTTAAAGAATTACTCAATAATTATCAACAAGAAGCCCAAACCTTTGGTAATTTTCCCAGCTTATTTATGGGTTTAGTCACTCCTGATGGTTTGTGGGAAAACTACGACGGACATATTCGTTTTGTAGATAGTGCGGGTAATATTATAGCTGACAAACTCGACCCCACTAATTATCAACAATTTATTGGTGAAGCAGTTGAATCCCATTCTTATTTAAAATTTCCTTATTATCGTCCTTTGGGTTATCCTGACCAGAGCGACCATTGTAATTTAAATAGTGGAATTTATCGAGTTGGTCCCCTAGCACGTCTGAACATTTGTCGTCATATTGGTACACCTTTAGCTGATGTAGAATTACGAGAATATAGAGATAGAGGCAAAGGCACTGTTAACTCATCATTTTTCTATCACTATGCTCGATTAATTGAAATTCTAGCATCAATTGAGCATATAGAAATCTTATTAGATGACCCAGATTTATTATCAAATAGATTGCGGGCTGAAGCAGGAATTAATCAATTATCAGGAGTGGGAGTAAGTGAAGCCCCAAGAGGGACATTATTTCACCATTATCAAGTAGATGAAAACGGTTTAATGCAGAAAGTAAACTTAATAATTGCCACAGGTCAGAATAATTTAGCAATGAATCGCACAGTCGCGCAAATTGCTAGACATTTTATTCACGGCTCAGAAATTCCTGAAGGAATATTAAACCGAGTAGAAGCCGGAATCAGAGCCTTTGACCCATGTTTAAGTTGTTCAACTCATGCAGCCGGACAAATGCCATTACATATTCAATTAATTGATAAAAACGGGAGTATAGTTAACGAAATTTGGCGAGAATAA
- a CDS encoding hydrogenase maturation protease, with product MNPHAIAIGYGNELRSDDGIGQKVAKALQLSQVKSLAVHQLTPELAEILASANLAIFIDACLISESSQVQVQSLSPTSCNIIAGHTADPRSLLALTQALYHRCPPAWWIKVPGVNFELGYSLSPIAEIGVAIALQKISQIIEENSRLFL from the coding sequence ATGAACCCTCATGCGATCGCCATAGGATACGGTAACGAATTACGTAGTGATGATGGTATTGGACAAAAAGTAGCAAAAGCCTTGCAGCTATCACAGGTAAAATCTCTTGCTGTTCACCAACTCACCCCCGAACTGGCTGAAATTTTAGCCAGTGCTAATTTAGCAATATTTATTGATGCTTGTTTAATTTCCGAAAGTTCTCAAGTACAAGTACAATCCCTTTCACCGACATCTTGCAACATCATAGCCGGACATACAGCCGATCCGCGATCGCTCTTAGCACTAACTCAAGCCCTATATCATCGTTGTCCGCCAGCTTGGTGGATTAAAGTACCAGGAGTAAACTTTGAATTAGGATATAGCTTATCACCAATTGCGGAAATTGGAGTAGCGATCGCCTTACAAAAAATTAGCCAAATTATAGAAGAAAATTCCAGGTTATTTCTTTAA
- a CDS encoding bifunctional acetate--CoA ligase family protein/GNAT family N-acetyltransferase, with protein MQKPTQSSLERAYDIWRTDKQNPLNVMFAPQSVAVIGASEKPHSVGRTLLWNLISNPFGGIVFPVNPQRHSILGIKAYPTIFDVPEPVDLAVIATPASTVPGIIAECVDAGVKGAIILSAGFKEAGAGGVTLEQQILEQAHRGQIRIIGPNCLGLMSPRTGLNATFASSMARPGNVGFISQSGALCTAILDWSFRENVGFSAFVSLGSMLDVGWGDLISYLGDDPYTKSIVIYMESIGDARSFLSAAREVALTKPIIVIKAGRTEAAAKAAASHTGALTGSDEVLDAAFRRCGVLRVNSISDLFDMAEVLAKQPRPQGPRLTILTNAGGPGVLATDALIATGGEVAPISQETTASLNQILPTHWSHGNPIDILGDADPQRYTQALEIAAKDPNSDGLLVILTPQAMTEPTQTAEQLKPYAQMAGKPILASWMGGADVAAGEMILNQNHIPTYPYPDTAARMFSYMWQSSYNLRGIYETPVIPALDLASGIPNRNCVEKIIQAARQAQRTMLTEFESKQILAAYGIPVVSTCVAKSEDEAVQCAENMGYPVVVKLFSHTITHKTDVGGVQLNLRDAEAVREAYNAIAESVSEKVGVEHFLGVTVQPMVKMAGYELIIGSSLDAQFGPVLLFGTGGQLVEIFRDRAIALPPLNTTLARRMIEQTQIYKALQGVRGRKSVDIAALEQIMVVFSQLVVEQREIKEIDINPLLASSEQLITLDARIILHEADIQEEQLPKLAIRPYPIQYVSQWRMRNGTPVTIRPIRPEDEPLMVKFHQTLSEQSVYFRYFHLIKLQSRVAHERLTRICFIDYDREIALVVEYQNPETQTREILAVGRLSKIHGRNEAEFAIVVCDRFQCQGIGTELLRRLLQVSQDEQLTRISADILSENYPMQKVCETLGFRIERTDDPSVVKAQIDFKKVALLN; from the coding sequence ATGCAAAAGCCTACACAGTCATCTCTTGAACGCGCCTACGATATTTGGCGAACTGACAAGCAAAATCCTCTGAATGTCATGTTTGCACCCCAAAGTGTGGCGGTAATTGGTGCGAGTGAAAAACCTCATAGTGTGGGGCGTACTTTATTATGGAATTTAATTAGTAATCCTTTTGGGGGAATTGTATTTCCTGTTAATCCCCAGCGTCACAGCATCTTGGGAATTAAAGCCTACCCGACTATATTTGATGTCCCCGAACCAGTGGATTTAGCAGTTATTGCTACCCCAGCATCAACAGTCCCAGGTATTATTGCTGAGTGCGTGGATGCAGGTGTTAAAGGTGCAATTATCCTGAGTGCTGGTTTTAAAGAAGCTGGCGCTGGAGGTGTCACCTTAGAACAGCAAATACTTGAGCAAGCCCATCGTGGACAAATACGGATTATTGGCCCTAACTGCTTGGGTTTAATGAGTCCGCGCACGGGTTTAAATGCGACTTTTGCCAGTTCAATGGCACGTCCGGGAAATGTCGGCTTTATTAGTCAAAGTGGAGCGCTCTGCACAGCTATTCTTGATTGGAGTTTCCGAGAAAACGTAGGTTTTAGCGCCTTTGTTTCCCTTGGCTCCATGCTAGATGTGGGTTGGGGAGATTTGATTTCTTATTTAGGTGATGACCCTTATACCAAAAGTATTGTAATCTACATGGAATCAATTGGGGATGCACGATCATTTCTGTCAGCAGCGCGGGAAGTTGCATTAACTAAACCGATTATTGTGATTAAAGCCGGACGTACCGAAGCCGCAGCTAAAGCCGCAGCCTCCCATACTGGCGCATTAACTGGAAGTGATGAAGTTCTGGATGCAGCCTTCCGGCGTTGTGGAGTGTTGCGGGTTAACAGCATCTCTGACTTGTTCGACATGGCAGAAGTATTAGCAAAACAACCCCGTCCCCAAGGGCCACGTTTAACAATTTTGACTAACGCAGGTGGTCCCGGAGTGCTGGCTACTGATGCTTTAATTGCTACAGGTGGAGAAGTTGCACCAATTTCTCAGGAGACTACCGCCTCTCTTAACCAAATATTACCCACACATTGGAGTCATGGTAATCCCATTGACATTCTAGGCGATGCTGACCCACAGCGATATACTCAAGCCTTAGAAATTGCGGCTAAAGACCCAAATAGTGATGGTTTATTAGTGATTCTCACTCCCCAAGCCATGACAGAACCCACCCAAACAGCCGAACAATTGAAACCCTACGCGCAGATGGCTGGTAAACCTATCCTTGCTAGTTGGATGGGAGGTGCAGATGTAGCAGCAGGTGAGATGATTCTCAATCAAAATCATATCCCCACATATCCTTATCCTGATACTGCGGCACGGATGTTTAGTTATATGTGGCAATCTAGTTATAACCTGCGTGGTATTTACGAAACTCCTGTAATACCTGCACTGGATTTGGCTTCAGGGATACCAAACCGTAACTGTGTGGAAAAAATTATCCAAGCAGCACGTCAAGCACAGCGAACTATGCTCACAGAGTTTGAATCCAAGCAGATTTTAGCAGCTTATGGTATTCCGGTGGTGAGTACTTGCGTTGCTAAAAGCGAGGATGAAGCGGTTCAATGTGCTGAAAATATGGGCTATCCAGTTGTTGTCAAGCTTTTTTCCCACACAATTACCCATAAAACCGATGTTGGCGGTGTGCAGTTAAATCTGCGAGACGCTGAAGCCGTCAGAGAAGCTTACAATGCTATTGCCGAATCAGTGAGTGAGAAAGTAGGTGTTGAGCATTTTTTAGGTGTGACTGTGCAGCCAATGGTAAAAATGGCTGGTTATGAACTGATTATTGGTAGTAGTCTGGATGCACAATTTGGTCCGGTGTTGCTTTTTGGTACAGGAGGACAATTAGTCGAGATTTTTCGCGATCGCGCCATCGCACTTCCACCCCTAAATACTACTTTAGCACGACGCATGATCGAGCAAACACAAATTTACAAAGCGCTTCAAGGAGTCCGGGGACGCAAAAGTGTTGATATTGCTGCCCTTGAACAAATAATGGTGGTATTTAGTCAATTAGTTGTAGAACAGCGTGAAATTAAGGAAATCGATATTAATCCTTTACTGGCTTCATCTGAGCAATTAATTACCCTCGATGCTCGAATTATCCTCCACGAAGCAGATATTCAGGAGGAACAATTACCAAAGTTAGCGATTCGCCCCTATCCTATACAATATGTCAGCCAGTGGAGGATGAGAAATGGCACTCCTGTGACTATTCGCCCGATTCGTCCAGAAGATGAGCCATTGATGGTAAAATTTCATCAGACACTATCAGAACAAAGTGTTTATTTTCGTTATTTTCACTTAATTAAACTGCAATCAAGAGTAGCCCATGAACGGTTAACACGGATTTGTTTTATTGATTATGATCGTGAAATTGCCTTAGTTGTAGAATATCAAAATCCCGAAACGCAAACAAGGGAAATTTTGGCAGTTGGTCGATTAAGTAAAATACATGGTAGGAATGAAGCAGAATTTGCGATTGTGGTATGCGATCGCTTTCAGTGTCAAGGTATAGGAACTGAGTTACTGCGACGGTTATTGCAAGTTAGTCAAGATGAGCAACTAACTAGAATCTCTGCTGATATCTTGAGTGAAAATTATCCCATGCAAAAAGTTTGTGAAACACTTGGTTTTCGCATCGAGCGCACAGATGATCCAAGTGTAGTCAAAGCCCAAATCGATTTCAAAAAAGTGGCGTTGCTAAATTAA
- a CDS encoding oxidoreductase has protein sequence MSRLKLATVWLGGCSGCHMSFLDLDEWLIDLAAQVDLVYSPFADVKEYPQGVDVVLVEGAIANEDHLQMIHIVRERSHILVSFGDCAVTGNVTALRNPLGSAEPVLQRCYIETADIHGQIPHEPGIVPTLLDRVVPVHRIVPVDIYMPGCPPSATRIKATLEPLLKGEKPQLEGRDMIKFG, from the coding sequence ATGTCTCGTTTAAAACTAGCAACAGTTTGGTTAGGCGGCTGTTCTGGCTGTCATATGTCCTTTCTCGATTTAGACGAATGGCTAATAGATTTAGCTGCACAAGTAGACTTAGTTTATAGTCCCTTTGCTGATGTTAAAGAATATCCCCAAGGAGTAGATGTAGTGTTAGTTGAAGGTGCAATTGCTAACGAAGATCATCTGCAAATGATTCACATAGTCAGAGAGCGATCGCACATTCTAGTTTCCTTTGGTGATTGTGCAGTCACTGGTAATGTTACCGCCTTACGTAACCCTTTAGGTAGTGCCGAGCCTGTACTCCAGCGTTGTTACATAGAAACAGCAGATATTCACGGACAAATTCCCCATGAACCTGGAATTGTCCCCACCTTACTAGACAGAGTAGTTCCAGTACATAGAATAGTCCCAGTTGATATTTATATGCCAGGATGTCCACCCTCAGCCACTCGAATCAAAGCCACATTAGAACCACTATTAAAAGGAGAAAAACCACAACTAGAAGGAAGAGACATGATTAAATTTGGCTAA